In the genome of Aminivibrio sp., one region contains:
- a CDS encoding HutP family protein: MIWKKIFNAPQEELEDESVEMEAGAECPEEGTPRPSPQSHGREKEPLSLDINSRGVESEQPGIDLNLRIRIEDESQVGRAALLLAATTSNETECVFKKELSSIGWRSVATEVGGLAGDLPQKITRALVGASLNAGVVEKKRNEMHALMHAALEALDGFLVVGMLEASVGAKIAIVRNSKWISVAVMGDTAYHAVAHHERCGLGVMHI; this comes from the coding sequence GTGATCTGGAAGAAAATTTTCAACGCCCCTCAGGAAGAGCTGGAGGACGAATCTGTGGAAATGGAAGCGGGAGCGGAATGTCCTGAAGAAGGGACTCCCCGGCCTTCCCCGCAGTCTCACGGCCGGGAAAAGGAGCCGCTGTCGTTGGACATCAACTCCAGGGGAGTGGAGAGCGAGCAGCCGGGCATTGACCTGAACCTCAGGATTCGGATCGAAGACGAGAGCCAGGTGGGGAGGGCGGCCCTTCTTCTGGCGGCGACGACGAGCAACGAGACAGAGTGCGTTTTCAAGAAAGAGCTTTCGTCCATCGGCTGGAGATCTGTCGCCACCGAAGTGGGGGGGCTTGCGGGAGATCTCCCGCAGAAAATAACCAGGGCGCTTGTCGGGGCTTCGCTCAACGCTGGGGTAGTGGAGAAGAAACGGAACGAAATGCATGCTCTCATGCACGCTGCCCTGGAGGCCCTTGACGGCTTCCTGGTGGTGGGAATGCTCGAAGCCAGCGTGGGAGCGAAAATCGCCATCGTCAGGAACAGCAAGTGGATCTCCGTGGCCGTCATGGGGGATACAGCCTATCACGCCGTGGCACATCACGAACGATGCGGCCTCGGGGTTATGCATATCTGA
- the rpmE gene encoding 50S ribosomal protein L31, whose amino-acid sequence MKKDIHPRYEKCTVTCACGNTFETRSTDKELRVSVCSSCHPFYTGKKGSRVLTEAGRLEKFQRKYQGINYGQRETSDQ is encoded by the coding sequence ATGAAAAAGGATATTCACCCTCGCTACGAGAAATGCACGGTGACGTGCGCCTGCGGCAACACGTTTGAAACCCGTTCCACCGACAAGGAGCTGAGGGTCAGTGTATGCTCCTCCTGTCATCCTTTCTACACCGGGAAGAAGGGCAGCCGCGTTCTTACGGAAGCGGGCCGGCTCGAGAAGTTCCAGAGGAAGTATCAGGGCATCAACTACGGCCAGAGAGAGACTTCCGACCAGTAG